DNA from bacterium:
CGGTTTTAGATTTTAAACAGCCATAAACAAAAAAGGAGGTGACAGAAATGCCAGGAGCCGCTGAACCCGAAGGGCCGTTTAGATGCCCCAGATGTGGTGCTGTGACCTGGGGCGACCTTAATTATTGTCAGGAATGCGGGCAATATCTTTACATTGAATGTCCCGGTTGTGGAGCTTCATGGCGGTATATGTACGAGTATCCGTTTTGTCCTTCCTGCGGGGCAAGGACGGGACAGAA
Protein-coding regions in this window:
- a CDS encoding zinc ribbon domain-containing protein; its protein translation is MPGAAEPEGPFRCPRCGAVTWGDLNYCQECGQYLYIECPGCGASWRYMYEYPFCPSCGARTGQKVTPKK